In the Perca flavescens isolate YP-PL-M2 chromosome 20, PFLA_1.0, whole genome shotgun sequence genome, one interval contains:
- the vcpkmt gene encoding protein N-lysine methyltransferase METTL21D — translation MAAGADGVDYFVREIEKNDGCTLKVKQCYLGDVGCVVWDAAIVLAKYLETKQFYDPSSGVNVWAGRSVVELGAGTGVVGLMAATLGALVTVTDLEDLQTLLMVNIRENQALISSGSVTAKVLKWGEDVSDFQPPPHYVLMADCIYYEQSIVPLVESLKLLSGPETCIICCYEQRTEGINPKVEMQFFELLQQNFNCEEIPSDKQDPEFSSPDIRILHIRRKV, via the exons ATGGCGGCTGGCGCCGATGGGGTTGATTATTTTGTGAGAGAAATTGAGAAAAATGACGGGTGTACCTTGAAGGTGAAGCAGTGCTACTTAGGAGACGTTGGCTGCGTTGTCTGGGATGCAGCTATCGTTCTGGCAAAATATTTAGAGACAAAACAATTTTATGACCCGTCCTCAGGAGTGAACGTCTGGGCTGGCAGGAGCGTTGTGGAGTTAGGAGCTGGGACAGGAGTTGTTGGTCTGATGGCAGCAACACTGGG AGCTCTAGTTACTGTGACAGACCTTGAGGATTTACAGACGCTCCTGATGGTGAACATCCGGGAAAACCAGGCACTTATCAGTAGTGGATCCGTTACTGCCAAGGTACTGAAATG GGGTGAAGATGTGTCCGACTTCCAGCCTCCCCCACATTATGTCCTCATGGCAGATTGCATCTATTATGAGCAG TCTATTGTTCCACTGGTGGAGAGCTTGAAGCTGCTCTCTGGACCAGAGACCTGCATTATTTGCTGCTATGAGCAACGCACAGAGGGCATCAACCCAAAAGTGGAAATGCAGTTTTTTGAG TTGCTGCAACAAAACTTCAACTGTGAGGAGATCCCTTCAGACAAGCAAGATCCAGAGTTTAGTAGTCCAGACATCCGCATCCTGCACATCCGGAGAAAAGTCTGA